The Rhizobium jaguaris nucleotide sequence CTACGAGCTGCTGGCCGGCCTCTTCCGCATTCGCTGCATGAATTCCCTGGTTACGCAGACCGGCACCATCGACGCCATCAAGGTTCGCCACTCCGGCGATGTCGGCGCAAAGGTCATCGAGGGGACATACCGGGTTCTCAACGAGGCGGAGCGCACGCTTGCAGCTCCGCAAGACTGGTCCATGCAAATGCTCAATCGCGATGAGCAACGGATCATGGCTGAGGCAGCGCATCTTGTGCGCTTTGGCGATAGTGAAGGCGAAACTACCACGCCCATCAAGCCGCAACAGCTTCTCATACCGCGTCGTCACGACGATCGCGCTAATGATCTTTGGACGGTTTTCAACGTCGTGCAGGAAAACGTCGTAAGGGGTGGCTTACGAGGCATCGGCCGGGACGATTTCGGCAGGCCGCGCCGCGTCAAGTCGCGCGCGGTCAATGGGATCGATCAGGACATCAAGCTCAATAAGGCCCTGTGGCTGATCGGCGCAAAAATGGCCGAGCTGAAAGAAGCAAAGTGACGGTTGAGGGCATGGGGCGGGCGCAGAAGCACCGCCCCCAAAAGGGCAAGCCGCCAGGGCGGTTGCCCTTGCCGCTGCGAATCACCGATAAGGGATGAAAGAGTTTCGAGGGCAAAAGCAGCCGCGCCGTGCCAGCCGGCGCTATCGGAAAGGATCGGCCATTCCGACCGTGGCAACGGCCTTGCCCTTGAACTGGAGATAACGCAAATGTGGCTTCTGCCATTTAGCGTGTGAAGAAGACCCGGACGAGCTGGCTACTCACGATCCGGGTCTCATTTATCACATAAGGAAGGGTCAGGCGGGCGAAAGCTCGTCTCACACTCCGGTATATATGCCGTTGTTTTCACGTTTTCCAAGTACACCTCCTGCCAGCCGCGCTGCCTCCCATGCCGCTATCGAAGCGGCCCGTGACAGGTGCAAGGGGAGCCCGTGCCCCTCCCCTCTCGCTCCCCTTCCCGCCCAGGAGCAGAATGCCCGTTGGGCATAAGCCTCGTTCTTCCCGCAGCAACCCCGGGCCGAAGGCCAGGGCGCTTAGTTCCTGGGATTATTCCCGGGTCAGGCGTGACCTGGATCCGGTTGCCTTTCCGAACAGCGACCGAAATTGGCATTGAGCCTGCCGCAACCGATGTTGTCATAGGGAAGGCGCAGGCGCCGAACTTACCTCATGCTTCTTCCAAATGCCGTCGATCTCGACGCGCTTGGCGCAGGCAGTCAATCGGCAAATGGATCAGTGAGGCGGCGTTGGTGATTGTCGGCCCGTTTCCCGACGCTGCTGCAGGGCCGGCGATCGAGGCGATATTCCCAGTCAGGGTGCCATCATCGAATGCGGAGGAGACGAAATCGCCCATTATCCGGTCTCCGTGTTCCCGTTGCCTTGATGGATGGATCACTACGGCCGGCCGGACAGCCAGCAACCGCCTCCGTTGACGATTTTCCCCTGCCGCCCGCGCAAGCTTCGCTTGTCGCTTTGCGCCATTCCTCGCGATACAAAATCGTCGTCTCCGGCGGCGCTCTGTTCCACTCCGCCCCTAAGGGTGCAGCCCGCCCTCTCTCCGGCCGTTTTTCGTGCCCATCGGCAACGCAAACAAAGGAGACCCTGCAATGACCGATCTCGTCAACTTCATCCGCTTCAACAACAACGGCACCCTGACCGGGAATATCGCCTCGGTCGCCTACGACCTCGATATTTCAGGCGAACAGTTCGAAAGCACCAACGCCAGGGCACCTGCCTACCGCCTTTTCGCCAAAAGCCCTCGGGGCAAGCGCGTAGAGATCGGTGGGATCTGGAAGAAGCAGAACCAGAGCGGTGGCGATTATTTTACCCTCTCCGTCAACACCGGTTACGGCAGGCTCAATGCCAATCTCGGACGCTATCCCGGCCAGGACGACGAAGACCTCATGGCCGTCATTCCCTGGGAATAAACCCAGGGACGAGGCGCCCCGGCCATCGGCCGGGGTTGCTGCCTGCTCAACTCCGCTTTGATCCCTGAGCCAGCGCCTTGTTTGCCTTATCAAGGCAAATGGCGGCGCCGGCCAGCAATATCGCGCAGATCGAAGAAAAAATGGTGTTGTGCCAGACACTCGCCAATCCAACGTCTATGCGCAGAAATTGCAGGTTCGCGCCGATAAAAAAGAAGAGCGCGGCGAAGCCCAAAATCAGAATAAGACCATTCAGTATAAGGCCAACCGCTTTCACGTTGCTTGCTCACTATCTGGAAAAAGGGGCGTCGGGCAAAACGACTTCAGAAATATGGTAGCCGCTTCCAATCGGTTTTCCAAGTCGCGGACCGGTGTCATTCCTGAGTAAGTGCGCCGACAAGGGAAACAACGCGCTTCCGGACGCGAGGCGAAAGCAGCAGCATTCTCGCTATCAAATCGCGTCCTTCCGTCGTCGAGATGTAAGCAATGTGGTCGTCGACCCCACGGGCGGCTTCGTTGGAAGGGCCGGTAACAGCTTCTGGAATTCCTTCGAAAAAGCGCGCTGCAGGCACGGAA carries:
- a CDS encoding DUF736 family protein; protein product: MTDLVNFIRFNNNGTLTGNIASVAYDLDISGEQFESTNARAPAYRLFAKSPRGKRVEIGGIWKKQNQSGGDYFTLSVNTGYGRLNANLGRYPGQDDEDLMAVIPWE
- a CDS encoding DUF932 domain-containing protein, whose product is MTIYTDTARFDTGRAMTEIEMRKFAPSIFATTAHESRSERFKPIPTIDVLRGLMNEGFVPVGAKQSSTRTRGKAEFTKHLIRLRRIDDGKIYRVGDTVCEILLKNANDGTSAYELLAGLFRIRCMNSLVTQTGTIDAIKVRHSGDVGAKVIEGTYRVLNEAERTLAAPQDWSMQMLNRDEQRIMAEAAHLVRFGDSEGETTTPIKPQQLLIPRRHDDRANDLWTVFNVVQENVVRGGLRGIGRDDFGRPRRVKSRAVNGIDQDIKLNKALWLIGAKMAELKEAK